The following coding sequences lie in one Plasmodium sp. gorilla clade G2 genome assembly, chromosome: 11 genomic window:
- a CDS encoding pyridoxine biosynthesis protein PDX2, with product MSEITIGVLSLQGDFEPHINHFIKLQIPSLNIIQVRNVNDLGLCDGLVIPGGESTTVRRCCAYENDTLYNALLHFIHVLKKPIWGTCAGCILLSKNVENIKLYSNFGNKFSFGGLDITICRNFYGSQNDSFICSLNIISDSSAFKEGLTAACIRAPYIREILSDEVKVIATFSHELYGSNIIAAVEQNNCLGTVFHPELLPHTAFQQYFYEKVKNYKYS from the exons atgtcaGAAATAACTATAGGGGTACTATCACTACAAGGTGATTTTGAACCacatataaatcattttatCAAATTACAAATACCGTCATTAAATATAATCCAa GTAAGAAATGTAAACGATTTGGGACTATGTGACGGGCTTGTAATTCCTGGAGGAGAATCTACCACTGTGCGACGATGTTGTGCTTATGAAAATGATActttatataat GCCTTATTACATTTCATTCATGTATTAAAAAAGCCAATTTGGGGCACTTGTGCAG GTTGTATTCTCTTATCTAAGAatgttgaaaatataaaactttaTAGTAATTTCGGaaataaattttcttttgGAGGATTGGACATAACTATATGTAGAAATTTTTATGGATCACAG aATGATAGTTTTATTTGCTCATTAAACATCATCTCTGATAGTAGTGCTTTTAAGGAAGGATTAACAGCAGCCTGTATAAGGGCTCCTTATATAAGAGAAATATTATCAGATGaa gtAAAAGTAATTGCTACCTTTTCACATGAATTATATGGCTCAAATATTATAGCAG ccgttgaacaaaataattgcTTAGGAACAGTTTTCCATCCAGAATTATTGCCACATACGGCTTTTcaacaatatttttatgagaaggttaaaaattacaaatattCATAA
- a CDS encoding serine esterase, putative, whose product MREKNLNFRSESIFSGSRSFFDILENVDDEKEAKRSAHFFNSNKNVLLNLFKGTNQNNNVNNILLEKKRLVSNPRNNKCVNKECKNNELCKIELKDEFKKNEEIINNECNCSKKNDWIKNFCWFCSLHILNEILEKQIYKEKIHEHVYDLIYDEDTYFDTSSMMSIPYEFARFMITQLDYNTLHEIKLNNIIKEEKYLFKKYSKKSAHNSKKYDEYEEEEIYKSDQSNSTCSLISDDTTLNINMKNTNLDYSNYLNMRKELYNNNNNNDNNDNYDNNNKNNVGDTQVTIKRTRRTKKTFYDSNNVGNSGSTDLFNFKKVLSSSESMLNKNDEYYMDENKRDHNNMENNINYSKNYSNNNKYVEQLYLGKYTNKKQLTNDSNKINNKNDDLFSENVMYEENKKNNFLSRRRNNSTLPTYHRPYKKNASHSSYSSIPFWKSKRLSDSIVYSKYFNELHMNNKIKKKKNKKKENSLNNKVYRNYLLNYNIYNSFNNQIENKTVPSQIINRYSSGRYFENSRMEYEGRNNDKSFMSYGALKRCSSCTILLREKKEKKKNKKMKNEYDEEMKIYLNEEEINNDDNNDIFYDNKYKEEYISKDKKIYNKYKNNLNHIKQFYCLNETEKKPFPICLYNNVKSFEYIKQCYRCCCFFNTKCCHCTECKEKYHMKLKNPHYFIFQHGLTASVHDFQNIFNSLLTKYPHVFVYITYSNQGHTFEGVDVGTERICTELNCLFKIINDKINISMIGHSLGGILNRSVLLNLNRKKIFKNKKLINFITFACPHIGVHENMAIMKVLSTYLGAHTIDDLNNKTTLLLKIASVESINILKKFENIIFYGNTQSDWLVGIRTSLILPYTLFNEELILFIIEQAKNVPEIPINIFSVVHLYMRKKKLLFFYFYQDLKNPNYLLNKRKEQSKFLDQMLQTIISSRKLLSSTNTKKFNLFSNYYSNVGVDKFKGVHNEFNKNINNDKNVYSDGTNNIVEKKDKKEDGQQGCYSNVGNNNHMDNTNDSDITNNNNNNNNNSNSNNNIVQSVIIYDNNKCENNSNYLLYTPPYVNKRNVENNLNLKGHIFPHDINTQMMPIHFRKNISSTKKQGKNKKIDQIERNILHDKMYMQHIDGFNENKKDINDKYEQGSYYKSHTYHDMFIEKMKENKNMSTLVCRSDMNNTDNTDNIDNIDNKMEYGKNDTRENKKENEHTHHNIIDVCNGNNSHMCNTSNCDEPLLYDKIEKTKSFECMYMDKNEKEHIINENKSMIHNNDNYTFTVSENSNCSNKNSISSKDDIYNNNNNIKCDKITYTCGTLISNHEDKINICDDKTKNINIKNDINIKDATNKQVINKNVINYKMNENKIENNITLVNNKNKLVVHKNNIYMTNINSIDEKRTKFGEYKDFEKLFFDCLKSKIINDIKTLDNNLKKKKKKKIETNKLFSIQNTINMIKNYSFLYPSKNSNNEDKKKKNSKSSTETNGSANNNIENKKDIHMNNKLEDESLVMKNYNVEEKNSWGKEKFKKLMDTYFNEKLLKDTKGSDKINESNNINQHEQTYIPFDDDQNEEYDYISEFFHSSSEENDIYPPNNLLSCKQHESKKKNKNYIIDENSKYVEFKSNKKKEEYIKRNKLKRNDLLKGITKYDKKQYKQILFYIYTISSDELLEKFFKNPELLYYEVLFYCLNRLPIQRYSIAIPIYSNAHVQIIAHPRICSEESAIVKHFVEHLIL is encoded by the coding sequence ATGAGAgagaaaaatttaaattttcgAAGTGAATCAATTTTTTCTGGGAGCCGCagtttttttgatattttggAAAACGTAGATGATGAAAAAGAAGCTAAGAGGAGTgcacatttttttaatagtaataaaaatgttcttttaaatttatttaaaggtactaatcaaaataataatgtaaataatatattattagagAAGAAACGTTTAGTTTCTAATCCTAGAAATAATAAGTGTGTTAATAAAGAATGTAAGAATAATGAATTATGTAAAATCGAATTAAAAGATGAATTTAAGAAGAATgaagaaattattaataatgaatGTAATTGttccaaaaaaaatgactggataaaaaatttttgttGGTTTTGttctttacatatattaaatgaaatattagaaaaacaaatttataaagaaaaaattcatGAACATGTATATGATTTAATTTATGATGAGGATACTTATTTTGATACCAGTTCTATGATGAGTATACCATATGAATTTGCTAGATTTATGATTACCCAATTAGATTATAACACTTTACATGAAATAAaactaaataatataattaaagaagaaaaatatttatttaaaaaatatagtaaaAAAAGTGCACACAatagtaaaaaatatgatgaatatgaagaggaagaaatatataaatctgATCAATCCAATAGTACTTGTAGTCTTATAAGTGATGATACtactttaaatattaatatgaagaATACAAATTTGGATTATagtaattatttaaatatgcgaaaggaattatataataacaacaacaataatgataataatgataattatgataataataataagaataatgtTGGAGATACTCAGGTTACTATAAAACGAACTAGAAGAACTAAGAAAACATTCTATGATAGTAACAATGTAGGCAATTCTGGAAGCAcagatttatttaattttaaaaaagtttTGTCATCGTCAGAAAGtatgttaaataaaaatgatgaatattatatggatgaaaataaaaggGATCATAACAATATGgagaataatattaattattctaaaaattatagtaataataacaaatatgtTGAACAATTATATCTAGGAAAATATACTAATAAGAAACAATTAACAAATGattcaaataaaattaataataaaaatgatgatttaTTTAGTGAAAATGTAATGTATgaagaaaacaaaaagaataattttttaagtaGGAGAAGAAATAATAGTACCTTACCAACATATCATAgaccatataaaaaaaatgctAGTCATAGTAGTTATAGTTCTATTCCTTTTTGGAAATCCAAAAGATTAAGTGATTCAATagtatattcaaaatattttaatgaacttcatatgaataataaaataaaaaaaaaaaaaaacaaaaaaaaagaaaattctttaaataataaggTCTATAGAAATTATCTACTTAactacaatatatataactcaTTCAATAAtcaaatagaaaataaaacgGTTCCATCACAAATTATAAATCGTTATAGTAGTGGACGTTATTTTGAAAATTCTAGAATGGAATATGAAGGaagaaataatgataaatccTTTATGTCTTATGGTGCTTTAAAAAGATGTAGTTCGTGCACGATATTattaagagaaaaaaaagaaaagaaaaagaataagaaaatgaaaaatgaatatgatgaagaaatgaagatatatttaaatgaggaagaaataaataatgatgacaataatgatattttctatgataataaatataaagaggaatatatttctaaagacaaaaaaatatataataaatataaaaacaactTAAATCATATAAAGCAATTTTATTGTCTTAATGAAACTGAAAAGAAGCCTTTTCCAATATgtctatataataatgtcaaatcatttgaatatataaaacaatgttatcgttgttgttgtttttttaatacaaaaTGTTGTCATTGTACTGAATGTAAAGAGAAATATCATATGAAACTTAAGAATCcacattattttatttttcaacaTGGATTAACAGCAAGTGTACATgattttcaaaatatttttaattctttattaaCTAAATATCCTCatgtatttgtatatattacatatagtAATCAAGGACACACATTCGAAGGTGTAGATGTAGGAACAGAGAGAATATGTACTGAGTTAAattgtttatttaaaataattaatgataaaataaacatttcTATGATTGGTCATTCATTAGGAGGTATATTAAACCGTTctgttttattaaatttgaatagaaagaaaatatttaaaaataagaaattaataaattttattacatttgCATGTCCACATATAGGTGTACATGAAAATATGGCTATTATGAAAGTTTTATCAACTTATCTAGGTGCTCATACTATTgatgatttaaataataaaacaacgttattattaaaaatagcTAGTGTTGAAAGTATaaatattcttaaaaaatttgaaaatataatattttatggaAACACACAATCAGATTGGTTAGTGGGTATAAGAACATCTTTAATATTACCATATACTTTATTTAATGAGgagttaatattatttattatagaaCAGGCAAAGAATGTCCCTGAAATAcctataaacatattttctgttgttcatttgtatatgagaaagaagaaattactttttttttatttctatcaAGATTTAAAAAACCCTAATTATTTATTGAATAAGAGAAAGGAGCAGAGTAAATTTCTTGATCAGATGTTACAAACAATAATATCTTCTCgtaaattattatcttctaCTAACACAAAAAAGTTTAATTTGttttcaaattattattccAATGTTGGTGTGGATAAGTTCAAGGGTGTGCACAATGAattcaataaaaatataaataatgataaaaatgtttattCTGATGGTACTAATAATATTGTAGAGAAGAAAGATAAAAAGGAAGATGGTCAACAAGGTTGTTATTCGAATGTtggaaataataatcatatggataatacaaatgatagtgatattacaaataataataataataataataataatagtaatagtaataataatatagtcCAATCTGTAATTATATACGATAATAATAAGTGTGAGAATAATAgcaattatttattatatactcctccatatgtaaataaaagaaatgtagaaaataatttaaatttgaAGGGACATATATTTCCTCATGATATAAATACTCAGATGATGCCTATACACttcagaaaaaatatatcaagtacaaaaaaacaaggtaaaaataaaaagattgATCAAATCGAGAGAAATATTTTACAtgataaaatgtatatgcaACATATCGATGgatttaatgaaaataaaaaagatattaatgataaatatgagCAGGGTTCTTATTATAAATCACATACATATCATGATAtgtttatagaaaaaatgaaagaaaataaaaatatgtccACTTTGGTATGTAGGTctgatatgaataatacaGATAATACagataatatagataatatagataataaaatggaatatggaaaaaatgatacaagagaaaataaaaaagaaaatgagcATACtcatcataatattatagatgTATGTAATGGTAACAATAGCCATATGTGTAATACGTCAAATTGTGATGAACccttattatatgataaaatagaaaaaactAAAAGCTTTGAGTGTATGTATATGGATAAAAATGAGaaagaacatataataaatgagaaTAAAAGCATGattcataataatgataattatacatTTACCGTATCTGAAAATAGTAATtgttcaaataaaaattctaTTAGTAGCAaggatgatatatataataataataataatatcaaatgTGATAAAATTACTTATACATGTGGAACTTTAATTTCTAATCatgaagataaaataaatatatgtgatgACAAAActaagaatataaatataaaaaatgatataaatataaaggatGCTACAAATAAACaagttataaataaaaatgttataaattataaaatgaatgaaaataaaattgaaaataatatcacacttgttaataataaaaataaattagttgtccataagaataatatttatatgacaaATATAAATTCGATTGATGAAAAGAGAACAAAGTTTGGTGAGTATAAAGATTTTgagaaattattttttgattgtttaaaaagtaaaataattaatgatATCAAAACATTAGAtaacaatttaaaaaaaaaaaaaaaaaaaaaaattgaaacaaataaattgTTCTCTATACAAAATACAATCAACATGATCAAAAATTATAGTTTCTTATACCCTTCCAAGAATAGTAACaatgaagataaaaaaaaaaaaaattcaaaaagcAGTACTGAAACAAATGGTAgtgcaaataataatatagagaATAAAAAGGACATTCATATGAATAACAAATTGGAAGATGAAAGTCTtgttatgaaaaattataatgtggaagaaaaaaattcatggggtaaagaaaaatttaaaaaattaatggatacatattttaatgaaaaattattaaaggaTACAAAAGGAAGTGATAAGATAAAtgaaagtaataatataaatcaacATGAACAAACTTATATACCATTTGATGATGATCAGAATGAAgaatatgattatattagcgaattttttcattcctcatctgaagaaaatgatatataccCTCCTAATAACCTTTTATCATGTAAACAACatgaatcaaaaaaaaaaaataaaaattatattattgatGAAAATAGTAAATATGTAGAAtttaaaagtaataaaaaaaaagaagaatatataaaaagaaataaattaaaaagaaatgatttattaaaaggtataacaaaatatgataaaaaacaatataaacaaatattattttatatttatacaatatCAAGTGATgaattattagaaaaattttttaaaaatccagaacttttatattatgaagtattattttattgtttaaaTAGATTACCGATTCAAAGATATTCTATAGCTATACCTATATATTCTAATGCGCATGTACAAATCATTGCACATCCAAGAATATGTTCTGAAGAATCTGCTATAGTCAAACATTTTGTTGAAcatttaattctttaa
- a CDS encoding rhoptry neck protein 4 encodes MSSVRFFLCIFLVLFTFIDIVKPFKGNYGDANYSFFQATPVNNTEETQKNEPTDVQSNITQNEEINNTKPLQENITTNQQNNNEQQNNNIAQNISEQQNNNDTTVSHTPNDTSSNTIDNSNINKLDKSNDTNNIIKHEENNQTKGNNPETIQHTEPLTNQNTNEVKINDHNEHEKNTAENKIEGQHNNINHHSYDINKNQNINNNIINENADKNVPQLEQTANSNEQHINEHTTNHPIESHMGEHNHEQINEPTHSENATTPTNEPTHSENATTTKNEPTHSENATTSTNETTHNEHATTTKNEAIHSENATNLTNESTHSEHATTLTNEATHNEHVTTPTHEATHNEHVSNPTNVPTHNKHATTPTHEATHNEHVTNPTNEATHSENATTSTNEQHAHDQNTEVHPNDKLAVVPFQGIKNNIPSNESQPIVSFPNEDDNHAHNEGSINTSVEGEHNNTENKEGPIITPLEGEKEGTANKEDVTPTHIVGEHVPPQTHQGHIITPVGGQHVPTQTHHEHMTTPVGGQYTHGQENNDATYMTMNTDESSNSDTKGEHSNLRAYNKNMNNNKVQNDKYDSDTLSSDGLDDTYSSMQQNFDKNGIDSFKGKGLHVSLRERIIMEIMESAKNGIDGLLKLKDSKDSGNLFMEALEKLNINIKELNKNKNLISLEVYDKILSTMFKILTEMSFYEDSKFYETLGIKKDILNQSLKDIKIKILRKIGVSYSRLPPIIKHTEGKCALKDLIISISSKELAQRMAIMFIKWLSPDEYGSVVDYKTNVELNVLCSGAPILIQQWKYYQNMLGFEEDKDHAYLGLIDELLVMNKRYSENKDYVKTLENIKKSKVFKHCTKIMRIGGKVSSVPFNYENVKKPSSSIIGSLGNLIKANISTYYKATAQRINSYFHYTEKKSKKSSPLKIISVCTLLHITDMLYKCSDENSNGVMDLYNLQFNTLNMKGKMVLQYLVHLKFLTEEKKSHLKEICEPQNGLIDETLTKMLALLSTDSHELLSHELENKGFDEDYIQDEIKNINESDNNIRDKEEDDAENMIFDDL; translated from the exons atgtCTAGTGttagattttttttatgtatttttctAGTTCTTTTCACATTTATTGATATAGTTAAACCATTTAAAG gaaATTATGGAGATGCTAATTATTCCTTTTTTCAAGCAACACCTGTTAACAATACAGAAGAAACTCAGAAAAATGAACCAACAGATGTACAATCAAATATAAcacaaaatgaagaaattaataatacGAAACCATTACAAGAAAATATAACTACTAatcaacaaaataataatgaacaacaaaataataatatagcaCAAAATATTAGTGaacaacaaaataataacgATACAACCGTATCTCATACTCCAAACGACACAAGTAGTAATACTATagataattcaaatataaacaaattagATAAATCAaatgatacaaataatataataaaacacgAAGAAAATAATCAAACAAAGGGAAATAACCCAGAAACTATTCAACATACCGAACCACTAACTAATCAAAATACAAATGaagttaaaataaatgatcataatgaacatgaaaaaaatactgcagaaaataaaatagaggGACAACATAATAACATAAATCATCAttcatatgatataaataaaaaccaaaatattaataataatattataaatgaaaatgcaGATAAAAATGTCCCACAATTAGAACAAACTGCAAATTCTAATGAACaacatataaatgaacaCACAACTAACCATCCTATTGAATCACACATGGGTGAACATAAtcatgaacaaataaatgaacCTACCCATAGTGAAAATGCAACCACTCCAACAAATGAACCTACCCATAGTGAAAATGCAACCACTACAAAAAATGAACCTACCCATAGTGAAAATGCTACCACCTCAACAAATGAAACTACCCATAATGAACATGCAACCACTACAAAAAATGAAGCTATCCATAGTGAAAATGCTACCAACTTAACAAATGAATCTACCCATAGTGAACATGCTACCACCTTAACAAATGAAGCTACACATAATGAACATGTTACCACCCCAACACATGAAGCTACACATAATGAACATGTCAGCAATCCAACAAATGTACCTACCCATAATAAACATGCTACCACCCCAACACATGAAGCTACACATAATGAACATGTTACCAATCCAACAAATGAAGCTACCCATAGTGAAAATGCTACCACCTCAACAAATGAACAACATGCCCATGATCAAAATACCGAAGTTCATCCAAATGACAAACTGGCTGTTGTTCCATTCCaaggaataaaaaataacattcCCTCAAATGAATCACAACCAATTGTAAGTTTTCCAAACGAGGATGATAATCATGCGCACAATGAAGGTTCTATAAACACATCTGTTGAAGGAGAACACAATAATacagaaaataaagaaggtCCCATCATTACACCATTAGAAGGAGAAAAAGAAGGTACTGCAAACAAAGAAGATGTAACACCTACACATATAGTAGGGGAACACGTACCACCTCAAACACATCAGGGACATATCATTACACCAGTAGGAGGGCAACATGTACCCACTCAAACACATCACGAACATATGACTACACCAGTAGGAGGACAATATACACATGGacaagaaaataatgatgcTACATATATGACAATGAACACGGATGAAAGTAGCAACAGTGATACAAAAGGAGAACATTCAAATTTACGAgcttataataaaaatatgaataataataaagtgCAGAATGATAAATACGATAGTGATACGTTATCTAGCGACGGACTTGATGATACATATTCAAGTATGCAACAGAACTTTGATAAAAACGGAATCGATAGTTTTAAAGGGAAAGGATTGCATGTATCTTTAAGagaaagaataataatggaAATAATGGAAAGTGCAAAGAATGGAATAGAtggtttattaaaattaaaagatagTAAAGACAGTGGTAACTTATTTATGGAAGCATTAGAAaagttaaatataaatatcaaagaattaaataagaataaaaatttaatatcattagaagtatatgataaaatattatcaaccatgtttaaaatattaaccGAGATGTCTTTTTATGAAGATTCTAAATTTTATGAAACCTTAGGtataaaaaaggatatattaaatcaatcattaaaagatataaaaataaaaatattaagaaaaattGGTGTTTCATATAGTAGGTTACCAcctataataaaacataccGAAGGAAAATGTGCACTCAAAGATTTAATTATAAGTATATCATCAAAAGAATTAGCACAACGTATGGCAATCATGTTTATAAAGTGGTTATCTCCTGATGAATATGGATCAGTTGTTGATTATAAAACTAATGTAGAATTAAATGTATTATGTTCAGGTGCTCCTATACTTATACAACAATGgaaatattatcaaaatatgTTAGGGTTTGAAGAAGATAAAGATCATGCATATTTAGGATTAATAGATGAATTATTAGTTATGAATAAAAGATATAGTGAAAACAAAGACTATGTTAAAAcattagaaaatataaaaaaatccAAAGTTTTTAAACATTGCACAAAAATTATGAGAATTGGTGGTAAGGTATCATCTGTACCttttaattatgaaaatgtaAAGAAACCAAGTTCATCTATTATTGGTTCATTAGGTAATTTAATTAAGGCTAATATTAGTACATATTATAAGGCAACAGCTCAAAGAATTAAttcttattttcattatactgagaaaaaaagtaaaaaatcaAGCCCATTGAAAATTATCTCAGTTTGTACTCTTCTACATATAACagatatgttatataaatgcTCAGATGAAAATTCTAATGGAGTAATGGATTTATATAACTTACAATTTAATACTCTAAATATGAAAGGTAAAATGGTATTACAATATTTAGTGCACTTGAAATTCTTAACTGAGGAAAAAAAATCTCATCTTAAGGAGATATGCGAGCCCCAAAACGGATTAATAg aTGAGACATTAACCAAGATGTTAGCTCTACTATCAACCGACTCTCATGAATTATTATCACATGAATTAGAAAATAAAGGATTTGACGAAGATTATATTCAAGatgaaataaagaatataaacgAAAGTGATAACAATATTAGAGATAAAGAAGAAGACGACGCTGAAAATATGATTTTTGATGATTTATAA
- a CDS encoding peptidyl-prolyl cis-trans isomerase has protein sequence MSLSIHTNYGDIKIELFCYEVPKTCKNFLALCASGYYDNTKFHKNIKGFAIQGGDPTNTGKGGESIYGKYFEDEFDSTLKHDKRGIVSMANKGKPNTNGSQFFITYSRQPHLNGIYPVFGKVIDGMDVLSVLENEPVGEKNRPIKDIIIETITIHANPIAEEESLDN, from the exons ATGTCTTTGAGTATACATACAAATTATggagatataaaaatagaattATTCTGTTATGAGGTTCCAAAAACGTGTaag AACTTCTTAGCTTTATGTGCCTCCggatattatgataatactAAATTCCACAA AAACATAAAAGGATTTGCCATACAAGGTGGGGACCCAACCAATACAGGAAAAGGAGGAGAAAGTATTTACGGAAAATACTTCGAGGATGAATTCGATTCAACATTAAAG caTGATAAAAGAGGTATTGTATCAATGGCAAATAAAGGTAAACCAAATACAAACGGTTCtcaattttttataacatattcTAGACAACCACACCTTAATGGTATTTATCCTGTCTTTGGAAA gGTGATTGACGGCATGGATGTTTTATCTGTTCTTGAGAATG AACCGGTGGGCGAAAAAAACAGGCCAATTAAGGATATTATAATTGAGACAATAACAATTCATGCTAATCCTATAGCCGAGGAGGAATCATTGGACAATTAA
- a CDS encoding palmitoyltransferase, putative, whose protein sequence is MNNYLAFFFITILSLFIYISYIYTIQNAYLNNYSNIVRLLLIVFSIPFFICYYWSFVKCSIVNPGYVDDTWEINAEENNIPIEKRKIRNYVPNKYTICDKCDFLVRPERAHHCRICNKCILKMDHHCPWIGTCVGEKNLKFFFLFLIYGFFTATYISITVIPIFINALCTKEIHENSDKINHITLLITICTALTLTLALLFMNCQYIYFISKNITAIESSYSDMNPYDLGTYNNWKAVFDEFTWKWFFPLNVECAQKTNYLYPLNDKYMNIINTDMNDFLLDNHNANIKEDGD, encoded by the exons atgaataattatttggcatttttctttataacaattttaagtttatttatttatatatcttatatat ATACCATACAAAATGCATATCTAAATAATTATAGTAACATAGTTAGGCTTCTATTAATTGTATTTAGCattccattttttatttgttattattggTCTTTTGTTAAATGTTCAATTGTTAATCCAGGATATGTTGACGACACATGGGaaa tcaATGCTGAAGAAAATAACATTCCAATagaaaagagaaaaataagaaattacGTTCCCAATAAATATACGATATGTGACAAATGTGATTTTTTGGTAAGACCAGAGAGAGCTCATCACTGCAGG ATTTGTAATAAGTGCATATTAAAAATGGATCACCACTGTCCATGGATAGGCACTTGCGTAGgagaaaaaaatttgaagttttttttcttattcttaATCTATGGTTTCTTTACTGCaacatatatttctataactGTCATACCCATCTTTATTAATGCTCTTTGTACCAAGGAAATACACGAA aATTCAGATAAAATAAACCACATTACTCTTTTGATTa cTATCTGTACTGCATTAACTTTAACCTTGGCATTACTTTTC ATGAATtgtcaatatatatattttatctcaaaaaatattacagcTATAGAATCGTCCTACAGTGACAtg AATCCTTATGACCTGGGAACATACAATAATTGGAAAGCG GTTTTTGATGAATTCACATGGAAGTGGTTTTTTCCTCTCAATGTAGAATGTGCTCAAAAGACAA ATTATTTATACCCACTGAATGATAAGTAcatgaatattattaatactgATATGAACGATTTTCTTTTAGATAATCATAAtgcaaatataaaagaagatggagattaa